In a genomic window of Carassius gibelio isolate Cgi1373 ecotype wild population from Czech Republic chromosome A3, carGib1.2-hapl.c, whole genome shotgun sequence:
- the LOC127957002 gene encoding uncharacterized protein LOC127957002: MKMLQDLWTTFTAQPNMSVGEVFVEGSGQQPERPHKDLPARTHRHADSHGHAMESAKVPKFGSFTDSPISEDQKSSAKPVTKPRVLESPIGSDRELTGRLARVTTTNDADGLTSRIEVLVASIKRRSHRLYKDTDGNKGRARIRRKIREEKGILTSVVEKYNRMVPSTESLCMETILSGETAWPWQLPHSDSFDLRTKRRAFDIIMSVRRLEEELKILVAEMDHHWKSLSTRADTLRELSHMFASETMRNSPCGLSEEGLKGLQSVILRKQHKVREMKVQARDCYLQVLSGEGNINFLYSASADEYDSDCEMSDDGL, translated from the exons ATGAAGATGTTACAAGATTTGTGGACCACATTCACAGCACAACCAAACAT GTCAGTGGGAGAGGTGTTTGTGGAGGGGAGTGGTCAGCAGCCAGAGAGACCTCACAAAGATCTGCCAGCAAG GACGCACAGACATGCTGACTCTCATGGCCATGCGATGGAATCAGCAAAAGTTCCGAAATTTGGCAGTTTCACTGACTCGCCGATATCAGAAG ACCAGAAAAGCTCTGCAAAGCCAGTTACAAAACCTAGAGTCCTTGAAAGCCCAATTGGCAGTGACAGAGAGCTAACTGGAAGACTGG CAAGAGTAACAACCACAAATGATGCTGATGGCTTGACCAGCAGAATTGAGGTCCTGGTAGCGAGTATCAAGAGACGTTCCCATCGGCTCTACAAAGATACCGATGGGAACAAAGGTCGTGCCAGAATCCGCcgcaagatcagggaggagaaGGGCATCCTGACATCTGTTGTGGAGAAATACAACAGAATGGTTCCAAGCACAGAAAGTCTTTGCATGGAAACCATTCTGTCTGGTGAGACAGCTTGGCCATGGCAGCTACCACACAGTG ACTCTTTCGATCTAAGGACAAAAAGAAGAGCGTTTGACATCATCATGTCAGTAAGAAGACTTGAGGAGGAGCTGAAGATTCTTGTGGCAGAGATGGACCACCACTGGAAATCTCTTTCAACTCGTGCTGATACCCTCAGAGAGCTGTCCCACATGTTTGCCAGTGAGACAATGAGAA ATTCACCATGTGGCTTAAGTGAAGAGGGTTTGAAAGGTCTGCAGAGCGTCATCCTGAGAAAGCAACATAAAGTCAGAGAAATGAAGGTGCAAGCAAGAGACTGTTACCTGCAagttttgtctggagaaggcaacATCAACTTTTTGTACAGTGCTTCAGCTGATGAGTATGACAGTGACTGTGAAATGTCTGATGACGGACTGTAA
- the LOC127944874 gene encoding uncharacterized protein LOC127944874 — MSMSDSEIQENLMVLDNLVDHQELKDELQSLDDFLGELQEEEAAAAPSKTPEPRQPKVHWRKRDVHGNIVYARPRSSRDQSKKADHIQNTDPTFNAPDTNCEVAFAPETVECFLQDLQHSLSDSSGDEASPLGTPRDPLLASSNWGIRQSLFSERWRAERPRLVNTAAAKESVATHICQQCWSSPAVIRCSDCRPHPFFCAECDISMHTRHVLHNRDAMTAGFFQQLPPTTVVVDKALSQCVRLVPVEMPDKICGCSPESLRVSPGKTVAVVTMNGRYDLSMPELFCEACQATWTAAVADLNSSDYWPATLQFATIYTTDIFFSFEEMKMVAPGLSCQAFLRMLDQRTVRFGRI, encoded by the exons ATGTCCATGAGTGATTCAGAAATCCAAGAAAATCTAATGGTCTTGGATAACTTGGTTGATCATCAAGAACTGAAGGATGAGCTCCAAAGTCTTGATGACTTTCTTGGTGAGCTGCAAGAAGAGGAGGCGGCAGCAGCACCATCAAAGACACCTGAGCCAAGGCAACCAAAGGTGCACTGGAGAAAAAGAGACGTGCATGGAAATATTGTCTATGCAAGGCCGAGATCAAGCAGGGATCAGTCAAAAAAGG CTGATCACATTCAGAACACTGATCCTACCTTCAATGCTCCTGACACTAACTGTGAGGTGGCCTTTGCTCCAGAGACTGTTG AGTGTTTTCTACAAGATCTCCAGCACTCACTGAGCGATTCCTCAGGTGATGAGGCATCACCTCTTGGAACCCCAAGAGATCCTCTTCTGGCATCCTCGAACTGGGGCATTCGTCAGAGTCTCTTTTCAGAGAGGTGGAGGGCAGAGAGACCCCGTCTGGTAAACACGGCTGCAGCAAAAGAAAGTGTGGCAACACACATCTGCCAGCAGTGTTGGAGCAGTCCAGCAGTTATCCGGTGCAGTGACTGTCGACCACACCCCTTCTTCTGTGCTGAATGTGACATCAGCATGCACACCAGACATGTCCTCCACAATAGAGATGCCATGACTGCTGGCTTCTTCCAGCAATTGCCTCCAACAACTGTCGTGGTCGATAAGGCTCTTTCCCAATGTG TGCGGCTTGTACCTGTGGAAATGCCTGACAAAATCTGTGGTTGTTCACCAGAGTCATTGAGGGTCAGTCCAGGAAAGACTGTTGCTGTGGTCACAATGAATG GACGATATGATCTAAGCATGCCCGAGTTATTTTGTGAGGCATGCCAAGCCACTTGGACTGCTGCAGTGGCCGACCTTAACAGCAGTGACTACTGGCCGGCAACTCTTCAGTTTGCCACAATTTATACTACCGATATATTTTTCTCATTTGAGGAAATGAAGATGGTGGCACCAGGACTGTCCTGTCAAGCATTTTTAAGAATGCTGGATCAGCGAACTGTTCGCTTTGGTCGT atctGA